A region of Streptomyces deccanensis DNA encodes the following proteins:
- a CDS encoding winged helix-turn-helix transcriptional regulator, whose protein sequence is MSPRRSYDQYCSAARALDLVGDRWTLLIVRELLAGPRRYTDLHADLPGVSTDVLASRLKDMERDGLSTRRRLPPPGAAYVYELTDRGRQLLPVLQALGAWGESALGERRATDAVRAHWFALPLLRALRGAGAGLVEVRLEEGAFHVWAGAEEGPVYGDGPAPGEADVRLTLDADTCGVLGRGELGLREAVRVGRVEVRGEGALAKELREG, encoded by the coding sequence ATGTCACCTCGCCGAAGCTACGACCAGTACTGTTCCGCCGCGCGGGCGCTCGACCTCGTCGGTGACCGCTGGACCCTGCTGATCGTGCGCGAACTGCTGGCCGGGCCGCGCCGCTACACGGATCTGCACGCGGACCTGCCGGGCGTCAGCACGGACGTGCTGGCGTCGCGGCTGAAGGACATGGAGCGGGACGGTCTGTCGACGCGGCGTCGGCTGCCGCCGCCGGGGGCCGCGTATGTGTACGAACTCACCGACCGGGGGCGCCAGTTGCTGCCGGTGCTGCAGGCGCTGGGGGCGTGGGGGGAGTCGGCGCTCGGGGAGCGCCGGGCCACGGACGCGGTACGGGCGCACTGGTTCGCGCTGCCGCTGCTGCGGGCGCTGCGCGGTGCGGGCGCCGGGCTGGTCGAAGTCCGGCTGGAGGAGGGGGCGTTCCATGTGTGGGCCGGTGCGGAGGAGGGGCCGGTGTACGGGGACGGGCCCGCGCCCGGGGAGGCGGACGTACGACTGACCCTCGACGCCGACACCTGCGGTGTGCTCGGGCGGGGGGAGTTGGGGTTGCGGGAGGCGGTTCGGGTGGGGCGGGTGGAGGTGCGTGGGGAGGGGGCGTTGGCCAAGGAGTTGCGGGAGGGGTAG
- a CDS encoding VWA domain-containing protein, producing MITRQRLAAGVFALLAALTAGIAVPSTAVADETTATAPKVNLLLDVSGSMRAKDIDGQSRMAAAKQAFNEVLDATPEEVQLGIRTLGANYPGDDRKTGCKDTAQLYPVGPLDRTEAKTAVATLAPTGWTPIGPALLKAADDLEGGEGTKRIVLISDGEDTCAPLDPCEVAREIAAKGIGLTIDTLGLVPNAKMRLQLSCIAEATGGTYTSIEHRDELTDRVNQLVDRAADPVVVPKAVEGAEACAQAPTLTSGLYTDREEFGKERWYRVDVKPGQELRASVSVAADRDVNPDYGVLLRAVTTKNREIVRGEAAGTGRTDVISTGLRHPKPEAEDEEDEDTAETVCLQVTHSYSPASGVKTTPGLPLEITVDVVDGPDQAADVASFGLGRGWWLLGVLVLVGFLAGVLWGWLSRWRVAVWRTN from the coding sequence ATGATCACAAGACAACGGCTGGCAGCAGGGGTGTTCGCCCTGCTCGCCGCCCTGACGGCCGGGATCGCGGTCCCGTCCACGGCCGTCGCCGACGAGACCACGGCCACCGCGCCCAAGGTCAACCTCCTGCTGGACGTGAGCGGTTCGATGCGGGCGAAGGACATCGACGGCCAGTCCCGCATGGCCGCGGCGAAGCAGGCGTTCAACGAGGTGCTGGACGCCACGCCCGAGGAGGTTCAGCTCGGCATCCGCACGCTGGGCGCCAACTACCCGGGCGACGACCGGAAGACGGGCTGCAAGGACACCGCGCAGCTCTACCCGGTGGGGCCGCTGGACCGCACCGAGGCGAAGACGGCGGTGGCGACGCTCGCGCCGACCGGCTGGACCCCGATCGGCCCCGCGCTGCTGAAGGCGGCGGACGACCTGGAGGGCGGCGAGGGCACCAAGCGCATCGTGCTGATCAGCGACGGCGAGGACACGTGCGCCCCGCTCGACCCGTGCGAGGTGGCCCGCGAGATCGCGGCGAAGGGCATCGGCCTGACCATCGACACGCTCGGCCTGGTCCCCAACGCCAAGATGCGGCTGCAGCTGAGCTGTATCGCCGAGGCGACCGGCGGCACGTACACCTCGATCGAGCACCGCGACGAACTCACCGACCGGGTCAACCAGTTGGTCGACCGGGCCGCCGACCCCGTGGTCGTGCCGAAGGCCGTGGAGGGCGCCGAGGCGTGCGCGCAGGCGCCGACGCTCACGTCCGGTCTCTACACGGACCGCGAGGAGTTCGGCAAGGAGCGCTGGTACCGCGTGGACGTGAAGCCGGGCCAGGAGCTGCGGGCCTCGGTGAGCGTCGCGGCGGACCGTGACGTCAACCCGGACTACGGGGTCCTGCTGCGCGCGGTGACCACCAAGAACCGCGAGATCGTACGCGGCGAGGCGGCCGGCACGGGCCGTACCGATGTCATCTCCACGGGTCTGCGCCACCCGAAGCCGGAGGCCGAGGACGAGGAGGACGAGGACACCGCCGAGACGGTCTGCCTCCAGGTGACCCACTCCTACTCGCCCGCGAGCGGTGTGAAGACCACGCCCGGACTGCCGCTGGAGATCACCGTCGACGTCGTGGACGGTCCCGACCAGGCCGCCGACGTGGCCTCCTTCGGCCTCGGCCGTGGCTGGTGGCTGCTCGGAGTGCTGGTGCTCGTCGGGTTCCTGGCGGGTGTGCTGTGGGGCTGGCTGTCACGCTGGCGGGTCGCGGTCTGGAGGACCAACTGA
- a CDS encoding IucA/IucC family protein has product MTDADADPDPGSDAGSDAEAALGAELGAVRPDLTLPYTAALPGARAAVLSRLWRGLVHEPLPWVVRRDMAGGDGVTLHLADGRRLHGPAVDPYGTTAQVEEVWFDERSHRRPARLMTALAVPHSAAFAAELDHSVASLALSRANQGLSDASLVDDSARTGWEWEQAIVDGHPFHPNCRSRPGFSAGDQLAYGPEHRQVVRLGLAPVEDALVVGEWPKELRDGGRVLVPVHPWQAAHVLKCPLGEVIEAHPLMSLRTLALADGGPHVKTALSARLTSSVRDISVYSIETSATVSDFMAEVAARTDGLLHVTRTLGAVTAGSPDLAAVLRESPDTYADTAAGERVLPVAALATTELPRTPSWLADFTRLALTVSLRLLDLGVALEAHGQNLLVVLSPSGAPRRLVYRDLADIRVSPARLARHGIAAPAMSGRIITDDERTLRRKLFGALITGTLGATAGSTPVLREALATAVRDMPRTADLGTLLEGPVPTKALTLMRLSPERPGDIWAEVPSPLR; this is encoded by the coding sequence TTGACCGACGCCGATGCCGACCCGGACCCCGGCTCCGACGCCGGCTCCGACGCCGAGGCCGCGCTCGGCGCCGAGTTGGGCGCCGTACGCCCTGATCTGACGCTGCCGTACACGGCCGCGCTGCCCGGCGCCCGGGCGGCCGTGCTGTCCCGGCTGTGGCGGGGCCTCGTCCACGAACCGTTGCCCTGGGTGGTCCGGCGGGACATGGCCGGAGGGGACGGGGTCACGCTCCACCTCGCCGACGGCCGCCGGCTGCACGGCCCGGCCGTGGATCCGTACGGCACCACCGCGCAGGTCGAGGAGGTGTGGTTCGACGAGCGGTCCCACCGTCGCCCGGCGCGGCTGATGACCGCCCTGGCCGTGCCGCACAGCGCCGCCTTCGCCGCCGAACTCGACCACAGCGTGGCCTCGTTGGCGCTGTCCCGCGCCAACCAGGGGCTGTCCGACGCCTCGTTGGTCGACGACTCCGCAAGGACGGGCTGGGAGTGGGAGCAGGCGATCGTCGACGGGCATCCCTTCCACCCCAACTGCCGTTCTCGGCCCGGTTTCTCGGCGGGCGACCAGCTCGCCTACGGGCCGGAGCACCGGCAGGTGGTACGGCTGGGGCTGGCGCCCGTCGAGGACGCGCTGGTCGTCGGGGAGTGGCCGAAGGAGCTGCGGGACGGGGGTCGGGTGCTGGTCCCGGTGCATCCGTGGCAGGCGGCCCATGTGCTCAAGTGCCCCCTGGGGGAGGTGATCGAGGCGCATCCGCTGATGTCCCTGCGCACGCTCGCCCTCGCGGACGGCGGGCCGCACGTCAAGACGGCGCTGAGCGCCCGGCTGACCTCCTCCGTGCGGGACATCTCCGTCTACTCGATCGAGACCTCGGCGACCGTGTCGGACTTCATGGCCGAGGTCGCGGCCCGCACCGACGGCCTGCTGCACGTGACCCGGACGCTCGGCGCGGTCACCGCCGGTTCGCCGGATCTCGCGGCGGTGTTGCGCGAGTCACCGGACACGTACGCGGACACGGCTGCCGGTGAACGGGTCCTGCCGGTGGCCGCGTTGGCCACGACCGAGCTGCCGCGGACGCCGTCCTGGCTGGCGGACTTCACCCGTCTCGCACTCACGGTCTCCCTCCGGCTGCTCGATCTGGGCGTGGCCCTGGAGGCGCACGGTCAGAACCTCCTGGTGGTCCTGTCACCGTCGGGTGCCCCCCGCCGCCTCGTCTACCGCGACCTCGCGGACATCCGGGTCAGCCCGGCGCGCCTCGCCCGGCACGGCATCGCGGCCCCGGCGATGTCCGGCCGCATCATCACGGACGACGAACGCACCCTGCGCCGCAAGCTGTTCGGCGCCCTGATCACGGGCACGCTCGGCGCGACGGCCGGTTCGACGCCCGTCCTGCGCGAGGCGCTCGCCACCGCCGTACGGGATATGCCGCGCACCGCCGATCTGGGCACGTTGCTGGAGGGGCCGGTACCGACGAAGGCGTTGACGCTGATGCGACTTTCGCCGGAGCGACCCGGCGACATCTGGGCGGAGGTGCCGAGCCCGCTGCGGTGA
- a CDS encoding IucA/IucC family protein: protein MDPVDANPPRDSIGAAADAHAAAPLLNCLLREAGEPVESPDAEADGVHRLKGSGRLLRVRGTRRPTHPEVRTAGVWHALTHTDLVKLVAEELRALTGLANSELPAEMLDSREAVAALLAERARTPVPEDPYRRSEQSLITGHPYHPAPKARGGGPVAAWLPYAPEAYVRFPLVLLGVREDTVVEEGDTTALDSLGSAPPGYRLLPAHPWQLDLLQGELTEAFADGRLVRLGRTEGTVWPTAAIRTVYVPEGGRAAAAEAEPVTGNAHDAASSGTKPVAGGAPAPGDAATPDLFLKFSLDVRITNDIRRLWRHDLLKLRRTDRAVTEAFAGSSGASSGAWLSDRGYRTAAFAFEELAVLVRDGLGGHVPPGTTPFLAAALTESAEAFPDNPTAHATDPEAWWEAYLRAVVPPALAAFHDHGVVLEAHLQNTVVACDAAGTPVRAVYRDAEGVKLLPDVTRAAGWERLVYCLFVNNLLEVAAALTEHHPTVDPWPAVRRELQRHADVPEVTDLLDSPTLPGKTNLLLRWTGADGAAARYLPLPNPFRRSGG, encoded by the coding sequence ATGGACCCCGTGGACGCCAACCCGCCCCGCGACAGCATCGGCGCCGCCGCCGACGCCCACGCCGCCGCACCGCTGCTCAACTGTCTTCTGCGGGAGGCGGGAGAGCCGGTCGAGTCGCCGGACGCGGAGGCGGACGGGGTGCACCGCCTCAAGGGCAGCGGCCGCCTCCTTCGGGTGCGCGGCACCCGCCGTCCCACCCACCCCGAAGTGCGCACGGCGGGCGTCTGGCACGCCCTCACCCACACCGACCTGGTCAAACTCGTCGCCGAGGAACTGCGCGCCCTGACCGGCCTGGCCAACTCCGAACTGCCCGCCGAGATGCTGGACAGCCGCGAGGCCGTGGCCGCCCTCCTCGCCGAGCGCGCCCGCACCCCGGTGCCCGAGGACCCGTACCGGCGCTCCGAGCAGTCACTGATCACCGGCCATCCGTACCACCCCGCCCCCAAGGCCCGCGGCGGCGGCCCGGTCGCCGCCTGGTTGCCGTACGCGCCGGAGGCGTACGTCCGGTTCCCGTTGGTCCTCCTCGGGGTCCGCGAGGACACGGTGGTCGAGGAGGGCGACACCACCGCCCTCGACTCGCTGGGCTCGGCCCCGCCCGGTTATCGCCTCCTTCCGGCCCACCCCTGGCAACTCGACCTCCTGCAAGGCGAGTTGACCGAGGCGTTCGCGGACGGCCGCCTCGTACGGCTGGGCCGGACGGAGGGCACGGTGTGGCCGACGGCGGCGATCCGCACGGTGTACGTCCCCGAGGGCGGGCGCGCGGCAGCGGCCGAAGCCGAGCCGGTGACCGGAAACGCCCATGACGCCGCCTCGTCCGGGACGAAGCCGGTGGCCGGCGGCGCCCCCGCCCCCGGAGACGCCGCCACCCCCGACCTCTTCCTGAAGTTCAGCCTCGACGTGCGGATCACCAACGACATCCGTCGGCTGTGGCGGCACGACCTGCTCAAGCTGCGCCGCACCGACCGGGCGGTCACGGAGGCCTTCGCCGGGTCATCGGGGGCGTCATCGGGGGCCTGGCTGAGCGACCGCGGCTACCGCACGGCCGCGTTCGCGTTCGAGGAGCTGGCGGTCCTGGTGCGGGACGGTCTGGGCGGCCATGTGCCACCCGGCACGACACCCTTCCTCGCCGCCGCCCTCACCGAGAGCGCCGAGGCCTTCCCGGACAACCCGACGGCCCACGCCACCGACCCCGAGGCCTGGTGGGAGGCGTACCTGCGCGCGGTCGTCCCCCCGGCCCTCGCAGCCTTCCACGACCACGGCGTGGTGCTGGAGGCCCACCTGCAGAACACCGTCGTCGCCTGCGACGCCGCCGGCACCCCCGTCCGGGCGGTCTACCGCGACGCCGAGGGCGTCAAGCTCCTGCCGGACGTCACGCGCGCGGCCGGCTGGGAACGGCTGGTCTACTGCCTGTTCGTCAACAACCTCCTGGAGGTCGCGGCGGCCCTGACCGAACACCACCCGACGGTCGACCCCTGGCCCGCCGTCCGACGCGAGCTGCAACGCCACGCCGACGTACCGGAGGTCACCGACCTGCTCGACTCACCCACGCTGCCGGGCAAGACGAACCTGCTGCTCAGATGGACCGGAGCGGACGGCGCGGCCGCCCGCTACCTCCCCCTGCCCAACCCCTTCCGCCGTTCCGGCGGATGA
- a CDS encoding TetR/AcrR family transcriptional regulator gives MTGNSNSVGRNSRRTGVQHLTPAGVKILETASRLFYDQGIRAVGVEAIAEEAGVTKKTLYDRFGSKEELVVAYLRARDGLWRSTLVKYVNSHDGPPEEKLLATFGALRAWMRERNLRGCAFINASVELPAGHAGREVAHDQKAWLLSYLEGLASVAGAEDPAGLAAQILILHEGACVVDSMGSLDRAVDRAEQMARVLIAGSLPG, from the coding sequence GTGACTGGCAACAGCAACAGCGTGGGCCGAAACAGCAGGCGCACCGGCGTGCAGCACCTCACTCCGGCCGGTGTGAAGATCCTTGAGACTGCCTCGCGGCTCTTCTACGACCAGGGGATCCGCGCCGTCGGCGTCGAGGCGATCGCTGAGGAAGCGGGCGTCACCAAGAAGACCCTCTACGACCGCTTCGGTTCGAAGGAGGAGCTGGTCGTCGCCTATCTGCGCGCCCGCGACGGCCTGTGGCGTTCCACGCTGGTGAAGTACGTCAACAGTCATGACGGCCCGCCGGAAGAGAAGCTTCTGGCCACGTTCGGCGCCCTGCGCGCATGGATGCGCGAGCGCAACCTGCGGGGCTGCGCCTTCATCAACGCGTCCGTGGAACTGCCGGCGGGTCACGCGGGCCGGGAGGTCGCGCACGACCAGAAGGCCTGGCTGCTCTCCTACCTGGAGGGGCTCGCCTCGGTAGCGGGCGCCGAGGACCCCGCCGGGCTGGCCGCCCAGATCCTGATCCTGCACGAGGGTGCCTGCGTCGTCGATTCCATGGGGTCGCTGGACCGCGCCGTCGACCGTGCCGAGCAGATGGCCAGGGTCCTCATCGCGGGGTCACTGCCCGGCTGA
- a CDS encoding HipA family kinase — MLREVRATRYVEPLRAGGSVPGVVEADDLGMYVVKFTGSAQGRKALVAEVIVGELARALGLRFPELVLAHFDPSIAGSEPHQEVRELHAASAGLNLGMDYLPGAADFTPDVAKEFRVDPLEAGRIVWLDALTVNVDRTVHSSNLMIWPTFGIAPPRLWLIDHGAALVFHHRWDASDPTKAYDFRHHALGHYAPDVRAADAELAPKVTEELLRRILAEVPDGWLPVEDGFASPEEVRDAYVRYLHARVRASAVWLPTDFPTREELAAEEALRAARTQRGRPDWLKRVPDLHGKPAAEQDWSVHLG; from the coding sequence ATGCTGAGAGAAGTCCGAGCGACCCGTTACGTCGAACCCCTCAGGGCAGGCGGCTCCGTTCCCGGCGTCGTCGAGGCCGACGACCTGGGCATGTACGTCGTGAAGTTCACCGGCTCCGCGCAGGGCCGCAAGGCGTTGGTCGCCGAGGTGATCGTCGGGGAGCTGGCGCGGGCGCTCGGGCTGCGGTTCCCGGAGCTGGTCCTCGCGCACTTCGACCCGTCGATCGCCGGGAGCGAGCCGCACCAGGAGGTGCGGGAACTGCACGCCGCGAGCGCCGGTCTCAACCTCGGCATGGACTATCTGCCGGGCGCCGCGGACTTCACCCCGGACGTCGCGAAGGAGTTCCGCGTCGACCCGCTCGAAGCCGGGCGGATCGTCTGGCTCGACGCCCTCACCGTCAACGTCGACCGCACCGTGCACAGTTCGAACCTCATGATCTGGCCCACGTTCGGCATCGCGCCCCCGCGCCTGTGGCTGATCGACCACGGCGCGGCCCTCGTCTTCCACCACCGGTGGGACGCCTCGGACCCCACGAAGGCGTACGACTTCCGCCACCACGCACTCGGCCACTACGCCCCCGACGTGCGCGCGGCCGACGCCGAGCTCGCGCCGAAGGTGACCGAGGAGCTGCTGCGGCGGATCCTCGCGGAGGTCCCGGACGGCTGGCTGCCCGTCGAGGACGGCTTCGCCTCGCCCGAGGAGGTCCGCGACGCCTATGTGCGGTACCTCCACGCGCGCGTGCGCGCCTCCGCCGTCTGGCTCCCCACCGACTTCCCCACCCGGGAGGAACTCGCCGCCGAGGAGGCCCTCCGCGCGGCGAGGACACAGCGAGGCCGCCCGGACTGGCTGAAGCGGGTCCCCGACCTGCACGGCAAGCCGGCGGCGGAACAGGATTGGTCGGTGCACCTGGGATGA
- a CDS encoding SelT/SelW/SelH family protein produces MTRTQRVEIEYCTQCRWLPRAAWLAQELLTTFETELTELSLKPGTGGVFVVRVGDEVVWDRREQGFPEPVAVKQAVRDRVAPGKSLGHSDRIGGS; encoded by the coding sequence ATGACGCGGACACAGCGAGTCGAGATCGAGTACTGCACCCAGTGCCGCTGGCTGCCCCGCGCCGCATGGCTGGCGCAGGAGCTGCTGACGACCTTCGAGACCGAACTGACCGAGCTGTCCCTGAAGCCCGGCACGGGTGGCGTCTTCGTCGTCCGCGTCGGCGACGAGGTCGTCTGGGACCGCCGTGAGCAGGGCTTCCCGGAGCCGGTCGCCGTCAAGCAGGCCGTACGCGACCGAGTGGCCCCGGGAAAGTCCCTGGGCCACTCGGACAGGATCGGCGGGTCCTAG
- the aceB gene encoding malate synthase A, whose protein sequence is MSAPAPSPLAIVDAEPLPRQDEVLTPAALAFVAELHRRFTPRRNELLARRAERRAEIARTSTLDFLPETAAIRADDSWKVAPAPAALDDRRVEITGPTDRKMTINALNSGAKIWLADFEDASAPTWENVILGQVNMADAYTRNIDFTDERTGKSYALRPNEELATVVMRPRGWHLDERHLVDADGHAVPGALVDFGLYFFHNAQRLLDLGKGPYFYLPKTESHLEARLWNDVFVFAQDHVGIPQGTVRATVLIETITAAYEMEEILYELRDHASGLNAGRWDYLFSIVKNFRDGGAKFVLPDRNAVTMTAPFMRAYTELLVRTCHKRGAHAIGGMAAFIPSRRDEEVNKVAFEKVKADKDREANDGFDGSWVAHPDLVPIAMASFDAVLGDKPNQKDRLREDVDVKAADLIAVDSLDARPTYAGLVNAVQVGIRYIEAWLRGLGAVAIFNLMEDAATAEISRSQIWQWINAGVEFEHDGTTVKATPELAREVAAQELANLRAELGEEAFAAGHWQRAHDLLLEVSLDEDYVDFLTLPAYEQLRG, encoded by the coding sequence ATGTCCGCACCAGCGCCGTCCCCGCTGGCCATCGTCGACGCCGAGCCCCTGCCCCGCCAGGACGAGGTCCTCACCCCCGCCGCACTCGCTTTCGTGGCCGAGCTGCACCGCCGCTTCACCCCCCGGCGGAACGAGCTGCTGGCCCGCCGCGCGGAGCGGCGCGCCGAGATCGCCCGCACCTCCACGCTCGACTTCCTCCCGGAGACCGCCGCGATCCGCGCCGACGACTCCTGGAAGGTGGCCCCCGCCCCGGCCGCCCTGGACGACCGCCGCGTCGAGATCACCGGCCCCACCGACCGCAAGATGACGATCAACGCGCTGAACTCCGGCGCGAAGATCTGGCTCGCGGACTTCGAGGACGCCTCCGCGCCCACCTGGGAGAACGTGATTCTCGGCCAGGTGAACATGGCCGACGCCTACACGCGGAACATCGACTTCACCGACGAGCGCACCGGCAAGTCCTACGCGCTGCGCCCGAACGAGGAGCTGGCGACGGTCGTCATGCGCCCGCGCGGCTGGCACCTCGACGAGCGCCACCTGGTGGACGCCGACGGCCACGCGGTGCCCGGCGCGCTCGTCGACTTCGGCCTGTACTTCTTCCACAACGCCCAGCGGCTGCTGGACCTCGGCAAGGGCCCGTACTTCTACCTCCCGAAGACCGAGTCGCACCTGGAGGCCCGCCTCTGGAACGACGTGTTCGTCTTCGCCCAGGACCACGTCGGCATCCCGCAGGGCACCGTCCGCGCCACCGTGCTCATCGAGACGATCACGGCCGCGTACGAGATGGAGGAGATCCTCTACGAACTCCGCGACCACGCCTCGGGGTTGAACGCGGGCCGCTGGGACTATCTCTTCTCCATCGTGAAGAACTTCCGTGACGGCGGAGCCAAGTTCGTCCTCCCGGACCGCAACGCGGTCACGATGACGGCCCCGTTCATGCGGGCGTACACCGAACTCCTCGTCCGCACCTGCCACAAGCGGGGCGCGCACGCGATCGGCGGCATGGCCGCGTTCATCCCCTCGCGGCGCGACGAGGAGGTCAACAAGGTCGCGTTCGAGAAGGTCAAGGCCGACAAGGACCGCGAGGCGAACGACGGCTTCGACGGCTCCTGGGTCGCCCACCCCGACCTGGTCCCGATCGCCATGGCCTCCTTCGACGCCGTCCTCGGCGACAAGCCGAACCAGAAGGACCGCCTCCGCGAGGACGTCGACGTCAAGGCCGCCGACCTGATCGCCGTCGACTCCCTCGACGCCCGGCCGACGTACGCCGGACTCGTCAACGCCGTCCAGGTCGGCATCCGTTACATCGAGGCCTGGCTGCGCGGCCTCGGCGCCGTCGCCATCTTCAACCTGATGGAGGACGCGGCCACCGCCGAGATCTCCCGCTCGCAGATCTGGCAGTGGATCAACGCGGGCGTCGAGTTCGAGCACGACGGCACCACCGTGAAGGCGACGCCGGAGCTGGCCCGCGAGGTCGCCGCCCAGGAACTCGCCAACCTGCGGGCGGAGTTGGGCGAGGAGGCGTTCGCCGCCGGGCACTGGCAGCGGGCCCACGACCTGCTGCTGGAGGTCTCCCTCGACGAGGACTACGTCGACTTCCTGACGCTGCCGGCGTACGAGCAGCTGCGGGGCTGA
- a CDS encoding nucleotidyltransferase family protein, producing the protein MTHHQSRNRAQDATHPTRESEVVGLLLAAGGGRRLGGRPKALLTHRGRPLVEHAVGVLRAGGCARIHVVLGAESAAVRARAELADCVLVDNPDWAEGMGASLRAGLESLTGTGADAALVSLVDQPGIGPQAVARVLAAHGSSGSLVAAAYDGVRGHPVLFGSDHWPGIAATATGDRGARAYLKAHGDTLTLVECGDVARPYDIDTEADLVHLE; encoded by the coding sequence ATGACGCACCACCAGTCCCGGAACAGGGCCCAGGACGCGACCCACCCGACCCGCGAGAGCGAGGTCGTCGGACTGCTGCTGGCGGCCGGCGGCGGGCGGCGCCTCGGCGGCCGCCCCAAGGCCCTGCTCACCCACCGCGGCCGCCCGTTGGTCGAACACGCGGTCGGCGTGCTGCGGGCGGGCGGCTGCGCCCGGATCCATGTGGTCCTCGGCGCCGAGTCGGCGGCCGTCCGCGCCCGCGCCGAACTGGCCGACTGCGTCCTGGTCGACAACCCCGACTGGGCCGAGGGCATGGGTGCGTCGCTGCGGGCCGGACTGGAGTCGCTGACGGGGACGGGCGCGGACGCCGCCCTGGTGTCGCTGGTGGACCAGCCGGGCATCGGGCCGCAGGCCGTGGCCCGCGTCCTCGCCGCGCACGGTTCGAGCGGATCGCTCGTGGCGGCCGCGTACGACGGTGTGCGGGGCCATCCCGTGCTCTTCGGCTCCGACCACTGGCCCGGCATCGCCGCGACCGCCACCGGCGACCGGGGCGCCCGTGCCTACCTGAAGGCGCACGGCGACACGCTCACGCTCGTCGAGTGCGGGGACGTGGCCCGGCCGTACGACATCGACACCGAGGCCGACCTCGTCCACCTTGAGTGA
- a CDS encoding DUF5955 family protein, giving the protein MLRSLGQRPVTGSDRDPRVAELSSAVSRLRRELAAHPAEFPDRGIAEDELAALAAMAVTGMPEVPRLRRSLLLIAGSIGSVSALAKGLADVRTAVELFGEPPRR; this is encoded by the coding sequence GTGTTGCGGAGCTTGGGGCAGAGGCCAGTGACCGGCAGTGACAGGGATCCGAGAGTGGCGGAGCTGAGCTCGGCCGTGTCCCGGCTGCGTCGTGAACTGGCCGCACATCCCGCGGAGTTCCCCGACCGGGGCATAGCGGAGGACGAGCTGGCGGCACTCGCGGCGATGGCCGTCACCGGAATGCCGGAGGTGCCGCGCCTGAGGCGGTCACTGTTGCTGATCGCGGGGTCGATCGGGTCGGTGAGCGCATTGGCGAAAGGGCTGGCGGACGTGCGTACGGCGGTGGAGCTGTTCGGGGAGCCGCCTCGTCGCTGA
- a CDS encoding IclR family transcriptional regulator, whose amino-acid sequence MPTSSASAHTTDSAKSSSGGVQSLERAFDLLERMADAGGEVGLSELSASSGLPLPTIHRLMRTLVVCGYVRQQSNRRYALGPRLIRLGESASRLLGTWARPYLARLVEETGETANMALLDGDEIVYVAQVPSKHSMRMFTEVGRRVLPHSTGVGKALLAGFPADEVRALLARTGMPAATDKTITTPEGFLSALEDVRRLGYAVDDNEQEIGVRCLAVSVPNSPTAAAISISGPAGRVTEAATERIVPVLQQVAVELSEALANSGTSG is encoded by the coding sequence GTGCCGACGTCCAGCGCCAGCGCCCACACGACCGACTCCGCCAAGTCGTCCTCCGGTGGTGTCCAGTCCCTCGAGCGCGCCTTCGATCTGCTGGAGCGGATGGCGGACGCGGGCGGCGAGGTGGGCCTCAGCGAGCTGTCCGCGAGCAGCGGGCTGCCCCTGCCGACCATCCACCGGCTGATGCGGACGCTGGTCGTCTGCGGCTACGTACGCCAGCAGTCCAACCGGCGCTACGCCCTCGGCCCGCGCCTGATCCGCCTCGGCGAGTCCGCCTCCCGACTGCTCGGCACCTGGGCGCGCCCCTACCTCGCGCGACTCGTCGAGGAGACCGGCGAGACGGCGAACATGGCACTGCTGGACGGGGACGAGATCGTCTACGTCGCCCAGGTGCCGTCCAAGCACTCGATGCGGATGTTCACCGAGGTGGGCCGACGGGTGCTCCCCCACTCCACGGGCGTCGGCAAGGCGCTCCTCGCCGGTTTCCCGGCCGACGAGGTGCGCGCACTGCTGGCCCGTACGGGCATGCCGGCCGCGACGGACAAGACGATCACCACGCCCGAGGGCTTCCTGAGCGCCCTGGAGGACGTCCGGCGCCTCGGCTACGCCGTCGACGACAACGAGCAGGAGATCGGCGTCCGCTGCCTCGCCGTCTCCGTCCCCAACTCCCCCACCGCCGCGGCCATTTCGATCTCCGGCCCGGCCGGGCGCGTCACCGAGGCGGCGACCGAGCGGATCGTGCCGGTGCTGCAGCAGGTGGCGGTGGAACTGTCGGAGGCCCTGGCGAACTCGGGGACGAGTGGCTGA